A genomic region of Leptolyngbya sp. FACHB-261 contains the following coding sequences:
- the hisH gene encoding imidazole glycerol phosphate synthase subunit HisH, with amino-acid sequence MQSATLEASEPVLIAVIDYDMGNLHSACKGLERAGARTLVTNRPEDLEQAAAVVLPGVGAFDPAMQHLRSRDLEGPIRAVVASGKPFLGICLGLQILFEGSEEGIEPGLGLLPGVVKRFATEPSLTIPHMGWNQLDLVQKDCALWQGLSEQSWVYFVHSYYVQPSDPAVCAATVCHGSQTVTAAVAQDNLMAVQFHPEKSSTAGLQILANFVAQVKRRQQQYALAH; translated from the coding sequence ATGCAGTCTGCGACCCTAGAAGCCTCGGAGCCCGTCTTGATCGCTGTTATTGACTACGACATGGGCAACCTGCACTCTGCTTGCAAAGGCTTAGAGCGAGCAGGTGCTAGAACCCTAGTGACTAACCGACCTGAGGACCTTGAGCAGGCAGCGGCGGTTGTGTTGCCGGGCGTAGGGGCTTTTGACCCAGCGATGCAGCATCTACGCTCCCGTGACCTCGAAGGACCAATCCGCGCCGTAGTAGCCTCAGGCAAGCCTTTTTTGGGCATCTGCCTGGGCTTGCAGATTTTGTTTGAGGGCAGCGAGGAGGGCATTGAGCCTGGCTTGGGGCTACTGCCAGGGGTGGTCAAGCGCTTTGCCACCGAACCTAGTCTGACGATTCCTCACATGGGCTGGAACCAGTTGGACTTGGTGCAGAAGGATTGTGCGCTGTGGCAAGGTTTGTCGGAGCAGTCCTGGGTTTACTTTGTGCATTCGTATTACGTTCAGCCCAGCGATCCTGCTGTTTGTGCGGCGACGGTTTGTCACGGTAGCCAGACTGTGACTGCTGCTGTGGCACAGGACAATTTGATGGCGGTACAGTTCCACCCTGAGAAATCCTCGACGGCAGGGCTACAGATACTCGCTAACTTTGTGGCTCAGGTGAAGAGGCGGCAGCAGCAGTACGCTCTGGCTCACTGA
- the cysC gene encoding adenylyl-sulfate kinase — protein MQNTPSAVVTQTIVQHKGAVLWFTGLSGAGKSTVSERLYAILNELGCPHVELLDGDVVRTNLSKGLGFSKEDRDTNIRRIGFVGELLARHGVIVMTAAISPYREVREELKERIPNFIEIFVDAPLEECIRRDVKGLYQKALSGEIPQFTGVSDPYEPPLDPALTLHTRDESVEESANQVLQYLFDNGYLSRANA, from the coding sequence GTGCAGAATACCCCTTCAGCTGTAGTGACTCAGACCATCGTGCAACATAAGGGCGCGGTGCTTTGGTTTACAGGCTTGTCAGGCGCAGGCAAGTCTACGGTTTCGGAGCGGCTCTACGCGATCCTGAATGAATTGGGCTGCCCCCATGTTGAACTGCTCGATGGCGATGTGGTGCGCACCAATTTAAGCAAGGGCTTGGGCTTCAGCAAAGAAGATCGAGATACTAACATTCGTCGGATTGGTTTTGTGGGCGAGTTGCTGGCGCGGCATGGTGTGATTGTGATGACCGCCGCAATTTCGCCCTATCGTGAAGTGCGCGAAGAACTCAAGGAACGCATTCCCAACTTCATTGAGATCTTCGTTGATGCCCCTTTGGAAGAGTGCATTCGTCGGGATGTCAAAGGTCTATATCAGAAAGCGCTGTCGGGTGAAATTCCTCAATTCACTGGCGTTTCTGATCCCTACGAGCCACCCCTGGATCCAGCTTTGACTCTCCACACCCGCGACGAATCAGTCGAGGAATCTGCAAACCAGGTGCTGCAATATTTGTTCGATAATGGCTATCTCAGTCGAGCCAACGCCTAG
- the lnt gene encoding apolipoprotein N-acyltransferase, whose product MTLMLKRLNSPVALAAFGGLLMGLTPAPLSLWPLAWLALVPLWLGVQKLGAKLSEPGRSLSGKPGQRFTSPGWQALKLGAVWGLFYHGIALSWITGVHPMTWMGVPWLASLAIALFCWGFITFWGLAISAIWAWGMTVLTPKLGSVARILVGVALWCVLEAIWSHGPLWWTSLSYTQSPHDLVILQLGRLSGPLAITAAIVAVNGLLAEAWRQQQRRYALSALGLVAVLSLYGSLLLSRPLVEPVNATLRVGIIQGNIPNEIKLYPGGLRQALEGYTTGYETLVSQGVQAVLTPETAVPILWTDPGAREASSLEQAVQRLRVPIWVGGFGQVPGAPNHYTNSLFALDSQGQVVNRYDKVQLVPLGEYIPFESVLGGLIDRLSPLNAHLQAGRPGQIFDTVFGRMIMGICYESAYPQHFQAQARAGGTLILSAANNAHYSATMPAQHHAQDVMRAIETDRWTVRATNTGYSGIVDPYGRTRWRSGLRSYETHVDTVYRRTTQTAYVRWGDWLTPLLGLLALAAWTNKQFLPRR is encoded by the coding sequence ATGACACTGATGCTGAAACGGCTAAATTCTCCAGTGGCCCTGGCGGCTTTCGGTGGTCTGCTGATGGGCCTAACCCCTGCCCCTCTGTCGCTGTGGCCTCTGGCCTGGCTGGCACTAGTTCCCCTATGGTTAGGCGTGCAGAAGTTGGGCGCCAAGCTGAGCGAACCAGGGCGGAGCTTATCCGGTAAACCGGGTCAGCGATTCACCTCCCCTGGCTGGCAAGCCTTGAAGCTTGGCGCAGTCTGGGGGCTGTTTTACCACGGCATTGCCTTGTCTTGGATTACAGGCGTTCACCCTATGACTTGGATGGGGGTTCCCTGGCTGGCAAGCTTGGCCATTGCCCTGTTTTGCTGGGGCTTCATCACCTTTTGGGGCCTAGCGATCAGCGCGATCTGGGCCTGGGGCATGACTGTCTTGACCCCAAAATTGGGAAGCGTCGCTCGAATTCTGGTTGGCGTAGCCCTGTGGTGTGTCTTAGAAGCCATTTGGAGCCACGGGCCGCTGTGGTGGACTTCCCTCAGCTACACGCAGAGCCCACACGATCTGGTAATTCTGCAACTGGGTCGCCTATCGGGTCCCCTGGCTATTACGGCAGCCATTGTCGCGGTGAATGGCCTGCTGGCAGAAGCTTGGCGACAGCAACAACGGCGCTATGCCCTGAGCGCCCTAGGTCTAGTAGCGGTTTTGAGTTTGTACGGCAGCTTGCTGCTGAGCCGGCCTCTGGTGGAGCCTGTCAATGCCACTCTCAGAGTGGGGATCATCCAGGGCAATATCCCCAACGAAATCAAGCTCTATCCGGGTGGCCTACGGCAGGCACTTGAGGGCTACACCACTGGCTATGAAACCCTAGTCAGTCAGGGCGTCCAAGCAGTTCTCACACCAGAAACAGCGGTACCCATTCTCTGGACTGACCCTGGAGCCCGCGAAGCCTCTAGCCTAGAGCAGGCAGTCCAGCGCTTGCGCGTGCCTATATGGGTGGGTGGCTTTGGGCAGGTACCAGGAGCCCCCAATCACTACACCAATAGCTTATTTGCACTGGATAGCCAGGGGCAGGTCGTCAACCGCTACGACAAGGTGCAGTTAGTCCCGCTCGGCGAGTACATCCCCTTTGAATCGGTGCTGGGAGGCCTAATCGACCGGCTTTCACCCCTGAATGCCCATCTACAGGCCGGTCGTCCCGGTCAGATATTTGACACGGTTTTCGGGCGCATGATCATGGGAATTTGCTACGAATCTGCCTATCCTCAGCACTTTCAGGCGCAAGCCCGTGCAGGTGGCACGCTAATTCTCAGTGCGGCCAACAACGCCCACTACAGCGCTACCATGCCTGCGCAGCACCACGCTCAGGATGTGATGCGAGCCATCGAAACCGATCGTTGGACGGTCCGCGCTACTAACACTGGCTACTCCGGCATTGTTGATCCTTATGGCCGTACGCGTTGGCGTTCTGGCTTGAGGTCTTATGAAACCCATGTCGATACCGTTTACCGACGCACTACCCAGACTGCCTATGTGCGCTGGGGGGATTGGCTGACACCGTTGTTGGGGCTTCTGGCTTTGGCCGCCTGGACCAACAAACAGTTTCTGCCTAGGCGTTAG
- a CDS encoding SRPBCC family protein encodes MHSTNESADTKTEFEQSITVNAAADSIFAFISDVKNVPQYLPTIKNAQPQEGERIRTQGQVGDHSYDSDGHFRVDQQARRLQWGSDGENDYNGWLEVQGNGGPQSEVKVHIHYAPRPEMAQKMAERSPGHSFEAAMHEGISKTLESIKRICEGKGGKEEIAANQ; translated from the coding sequence ATGCATTCCACGAATGAAAGTGCTGATACCAAGACCGAATTCGAGCAATCGATCACTGTAAACGCAGCTGCAGACAGCATATTTGCGTTCATTTCTGACGTCAAAAACGTGCCTCAGTATCTCCCCACAATTAAGAATGCTCAGCCCCAAGAAGGTGAACGTATTCGCACTCAAGGCCAAGTTGGTGATCATTCTTATGATTCCGACGGCCATTTCCGAGTAGATCAGCAAGCTCGCCGTCTTCAATGGGGTTCTGACGGCGAGAATGATTACAACGGCTGGCTCGAAGTCCAGGGCAACGGCGGACCACAATCGGAGGTGAAGGTTCACATCCACTACGCCCCCAGACCGGAGATGGCACAGAAGATGGCTGAGCGCTCCCCAGGCCACAGCTTTGAGGCCGCAATGCATGAGGGCATCTCCAAAACCCTCGAATCGATTAAGCGCATCTGTGAAGGTAAGGGCGGTAAAGAGGAGATTGCCGCCAATCAGTAA
- a CDS encoding homoserine dehydrogenase, with protein sequence MIKIGLLGLGTVGTGVTKILLDPAQRHPLLKDIEIARIGVRSPDKPRRFSIDAAKLTSDLESIVTDPDVDLVVEVLGGLEPARSLILKAIGTGKHVVTANKAVVARYGHEIFSAANQAGVYVLLEAAVGGGIPVIAPLKQALGVNRLRGVTGIVNGTTNYILTRMQNEGGDFEAILQDAQRLGYAEADPTADVDGYDAADKLAILASLAFGGRIHLEEIHREGIRNVSATDISYARTLGFVIKLLAVARRDPGADPNEVELRVHPTLVPREHPLASVNDVYNAIVIEGDPLGQVMFFGPGAGEGPTASAVVSDILNIVAALKTGGATQPAQTINPLLACPHDHYSKVRPMASLETRFYIRFLTRDELGVIGALGTCFGNQGVSLESVVQKDLRDGLAEIVVVTHTVREGNVNAALNEIRQLKALHSIASLLRVL encoded by the coding sequence GTGATCAAAATTGGGCTACTGGGGTTAGGAACCGTTGGCACAGGCGTTACCAAAATTTTGCTGGATCCGGCTCAGCGCCATCCACTGCTCAAAGACATCGAAATTGCTCGCATTGGCGTGCGCTCTCCTGATAAGCCTCGCCGCTTTTCTATTGACGCCGCAAAACTAACCTCAGATCTGGAGAGCATTGTCACCGACCCAGATGTTGACCTGGTGGTTGAGGTGCTAGGTGGCTTGGAACCGGCTCGCAGTCTAATTCTCAAGGCCATTGGGACGGGCAAGCACGTGGTTACGGCAAACAAGGCCGTGGTGGCCCGTTACGGCCATGAAATCTTCTCAGCAGCTAACCAGGCGGGCGTCTATGTCTTGCTAGAGGCTGCGGTGGGTGGAGGGATTCCGGTAATTGCCCCGCTCAAACAGGCTCTGGGGGTAAATCGACTGCGCGGCGTGACTGGCATTGTCAATGGCACCACCAACTATATTCTGACGCGCATGCAGAATGAGGGGGGCGATTTTGAGGCGATCCTACAAGACGCTCAGCGCTTGGGTTATGCCGAAGCTGACCCCACCGCCGATGTTGACGGCTATGACGCAGCTGACAAATTAGCCATCCTGGCGAGCTTAGCCTTTGGCGGGCGCATTCACTTGGAAGAAATCCACCGTGAAGGCATCCGCAATGTCAGCGCCACAGATATTTCGTATGCCCGTACTTTGGGTTTTGTGATCAAGCTGTTGGCGGTTGCCCGCCGAGATCCCGGCGCCGATCCTAACGAAGTGGAATTGCGGGTGCATCCGACTCTGGTTCCTCGAGAGCACCCACTAGCGAGCGTTAATGATGTCTATAACGCCATTGTGATCGAGGGCGATCCTTTGGGGCAGGTGATGTTCTTTGGTCCGGGTGCTGGTGAAGGGCCGACTGCCAGTGCTGTGGTCTCAGACATTTTGAATATTGTGGCAGCCCTGAAAACAGGTGGTGCTACCCAGCCTGCCCAGACAATTAACCCACTGCTGGCCTGTCCCCACGATCACTATTCCAAAGTGCGCCCGATGGCCAGTCTGGAAACCCGCTTTTACATTCGTTTCCTGACACGGGACGAGTTGGGCGTGATTGGCGCCTTGGGCACTTGTTTCGGCAATCAAGGGGTGAGTTTAGAATCGGTTGTGCAGAAAGACCTGCGCGATGGACTCGCCGAAATTGTGGTGGTTACACACACTGTACGTGAGGGCAATGTGAATGCAGCCCTGAACGAAATTCGTCAGCTCAAGGCATTGCACAGCATTGCTAGCCTACTGCGAGTTCTGTAG
- a CDS encoding class I SAM-dependent methyltransferase, with the protein MLRLVTGLLAVKPVAALAKLGARNMMINRAESMGVMWRSEVQKLRQRDWQSDLEAVTNPEVTYPDYYLTSFHAYEDGNMNLEAALEVEVAAYAVHSRVWSEPKRDGDACLRQSYHSLLQQAVPAPQNILDIGCSVGMSTMALQEVYPTAQVVGLDLSPYYLAVAQHRYREQGRQVQLVHAAAEQTGLPDQSFDLVSMFLVCHELPQAATVAIFREARRLLRPGGSLAIMDMNPSSEIYRKMPPYVLTLLKSTEPYLNEYFTLDIEQALVEAGFNSPTVTSNSPRHRTVIATVA; encoded by the coding sequence ATGCTGCGGCTGGTCACAGGCTTGCTGGCAGTGAAACCAGTAGCGGCGCTGGCTAAATTGGGCGCTCGCAACATGATGATCAACCGCGCAGAGTCAATGGGCGTGATGTGGCGTTCGGAAGTGCAAAAGCTGCGCCAACGCGACTGGCAGTCAGATCTTGAGGCAGTGACCAACCCCGAGGTCACCTATCCGGACTACTATCTCACCTCCTTTCATGCCTACGAAGACGGGAACATGAACCTGGAGGCCGCACTAGAAGTGGAGGTTGCCGCTTACGCGGTTCACTCTCGCGTTTGGTCTGAGCCCAAGAGAGATGGGGATGCTTGTCTACGCCAGTCCTATCACAGCCTATTGCAGCAGGCCGTCCCGGCCCCCCAGAACATCCTGGACATCGGTTGCAGCGTGGGCATGAGCACAATGGCGCTCCAAGAGGTTTATCCAACAGCGCAGGTAGTCGGCCTAGATTTGTCACCCTACTATCTGGCCGTGGCCCAACACCGCTACCGCGAGCAAGGACGACAGGTTCAGCTAGTTCACGCTGCCGCTGAGCAGACAGGCCTGCCAGACCAGTCTTTTGATCTGGTATCGATGTTCCTGGTTTGCCATGAACTGCCGCAAGCTGCAACGGTGGCTATCTTTCGGGAGGCACGACGATTGCTGCGTCCAGGTGGCTCGTTGGCAATTATGGATATGAATCCCAGCTCAGAGATTTACCGCAAAATGCCACCCTATGTGCTGACCCTACTCAAAAGCACAGAGCCTTACCTGAACGAGTATTTCACCCTGGATATCGAACAAGCGCTGGTTGAGGCCGGGTTCAACTCTCCCACCGTGACCAGCAATAGCCCTCGCCATCGGACGGTGATTGCTACTGTTGCTTAG
- a CDS encoding Calx-beta domain-containing protein: protein MSTLPDKLVLTGVIRDFHKSHPDFEMDDTQIPGGFGLDLGIVETTLQNTPEGRKPIYAGKPRTPWTTGKENFDQWYRNVPGINKAIDFSITLKRGSNNVYTYENKAFFPIDGKLFGNEMGRAYPDHNYHFTFEGHWRFTYQPGQVFKFFGDDDLWIFIDGKRVVDIGGVHKSMATSIELDKLGLTPGKAYDFDFFFAERHTSESQFRIDTSFELIAPPLANIITKTNQGTLVAPDDDSASEPGLDTGAFFITLDKPATEDLTIGYVVTGTAQPGADYQPLSGSVTIAKGQTQTKVLVNPIDDPLIEATETVIATLQPGTGYQMGSNSTATVTIADNDLPAATIVASDPSSAEPADTGEFIISFDQPALKDLSVNYLVGGTAEPGVDYQPLAGSVTLAQGQTQAKIVVSPIDDRLIEGPETVILTLQPGSGYQVGTAASATVTIWDNDAPVVTVIGTDPGAAEPADTGEFAINLDQAALTDLTISYSVSGSAQPGVDYQALSGNVTIPQGQTQVKIPVVPIDDATVEAPETVIVTLQAGAGYQLADASSATVTIWDDDAPTATIVATDPNAQESPWDPGEFTISFDQAALSDLSISYSVGGSATPGVDYQTLSSSVIIPQGQTQVKIPVNPIDDALVEAPETIVVSLQPGGGYRLGASTTATVTLGSNDVQAAVLPTVSIVATDPNATEPGQGPATDIGICFVRLDKAAAQDVNVTYFVGGSATPGGDYQPLHNRQLPNKQLAGNIVIPKGQLQARLNVVPKADLVYNETPETVVIFLQNGAGYRLDPAGQNKALVTIQVGARNKPQG from the coding sequence ATGTCCACATTGCCAGACAAGCTTGTTTTGACCGGGGTTATTCGCGATTTTCATAAATCCCATCCGGATTTTGAGATGGATGACACCCAAATCCCCGGTGGTTTCGGCTTGGATCTAGGGATCGTCGAAACCACTCTGCAAAACACGCCGGAAGGCAGAAAGCCGATCTACGCTGGCAAACCCCGTACACCCTGGACAACGGGTAAAGAAAACTTTGATCAGTGGTACCGCAATGTTCCTGGTATTAACAAAGCGATCGATTTTTCGATCACTTTAAAAAGGGGTTCAAACAACGTCTATACCTACGAAAATAAAGCCTTCTTTCCAATCGACGGTAAGCTATTTGGCAATGAAATGGGACGGGCTTATCCCGACCACAATTACCACTTCACATTCGAAGGGCATTGGCGGTTTACCTATCAGCCAGGACAGGTTTTCAAGTTCTTTGGCGACGACGACCTCTGGATCTTCATTGATGGTAAGCGGGTCGTCGATATTGGCGGTGTGCACAAGTCTATGGCCACCAGTATCGAGCTCGATAAGCTAGGTCTTACCCCAGGTAAAGCCTACGACTTCGACTTTTTCTTTGCCGAACGGCACACCTCTGAGTCTCAGTTCCGCATTGATACATCCTTTGAACTAATTGCGCCACCCCTGGCCAACATCATTACTAAAACCAATCAAGGCACCCTGGTCGCACCTGATGATGACAGTGCGTCTGAACCGGGTTTAGATACAGGCGCCTTCTTCATTACGCTGGACAAGCCTGCAACTGAAGACCTCACAATCGGCTATGTAGTCACTGGTACCGCTCAACCCGGCGCTGACTACCAGCCGCTCAGCGGTAGCGTGACTATTGCCAAGGGCCAGACTCAGACTAAAGTTTTGGTCAATCCAATCGATGACCCGCTGATTGAAGCCACCGAAACTGTGATCGCCACGCTGCAGCCGGGAACTGGCTACCAGATGGGCTCCAATTCAACCGCTACGGTAACGATTGCCGATAACGATCTGCCAGCGGCCACGATTGTCGCGTCCGATCCGAGTTCAGCTGAGCCAGCAGATACGGGCGAATTCATAATTAGCTTTGATCAGCCAGCGTTAAAAGATCTGAGTGTGAATTACCTGGTCGGGGGTACGGCTGAGCCTGGAGTAGACTATCAGCCCTTAGCGGGCAGCGTCACCCTAGCTCAAGGTCAGACCCAGGCCAAAATTGTCGTCTCGCCGATTGACGATCGGCTCATTGAAGGGCCTGAGACCGTCATTTTGACACTGCAACCTGGCAGTGGTTATCAGGTTGGAACCGCAGCCAGCGCAACGGTAACGATTTGGGACAATGATGCGCCGGTCGTGACAGTTATTGGGACAGATCCAGGTGCGGCGGAACCCGCTGATACAGGCGAGTTTGCGATTAATCTCGACCAAGCCGCACTCACTGACCTGACGATCAGCTATAGCGTCAGTGGTAGCGCCCAGCCCGGCGTTGATTACCAGGCGCTTAGCGGTAATGTCACGATTCCCCAGGGCCAGACGCAAGTCAAAATCCCGGTTGTCCCAATTGATGATGCAACCGTTGAAGCCCCTGAAACGGTGATTGTGACCCTACAAGCGGGCGCAGGCTATCAACTTGCCGACGCCAGCAGCGCCACGGTGACAATTTGGGATGATGATGCTCCCACAGCCACGATCGTAGCCACGGATCCAAATGCTCAAGAGTCTCCCTGGGATCCTGGTGAGTTCACGATCAGCTTTGATCAGGCTGCGCTCAGCGATCTCAGCATCAGCTACAGTGTGGGCGGCAGTGCCACCCCTGGCGTGGATTATCAAACCTTGAGCAGCAGTGTAATCATTCCCCAAGGTCAGACCCAGGTCAAAATTCCAGTTAACCCGATTGATGACGCTCTGGTTGAAGCCCCTGAAACTATAGTGGTCAGCCTACAGCCTGGTGGAGGTTATCGCTTAGGCGCTAGCACTACGGCAACTGTGACCCTCGGCAGTAATGATGTTCAAGCAGCAGTGTTACCAACCGTGAGCATTGTCGCGACGGATCCCAATGCCACTGAACCGGGTCAAGGGCCCGCCACAGACATCGGCATCTGCTTTGTGCGGCTCGACAAAGCTGCGGCTCAAGATGTGAACGTCACCTATTTTGTGGGTGGTAGCGCAACTCCGGGCGGTGATTATCAGCCACTGCACAATCGACAACTACCGAATAAACAGCTAGCAGGCAATATTGTCATTCCCAAAGGTCAGCTTCAAGCCAGATTGAATGTAGTTCCCAAAGCAGATTTGGTCTACAACGAAACCCCTGAAACTGTAGTCATATTTCTGCAAAATGGGGCAGGTTATCGTCTGGATCCAGCAGGTCAAAACAAGGCACTGGTAACCATCCAGGTTGGGGCGAGAAATAAGCCCCAAGGTTGA
- a CDS encoding XRE family transcriptional regulator — protein MQASVVELIRTLMKVQKISIRRLSSLIAAENGGSDLGFTQQITRILNDPDYDPSFSTVEKILSALGASPFRKLDSDFQLKNLSQQIQQLQETLEQVTERLDKLEGRIEQPVKR, from the coding sequence ATGCAAGCCAGTGTGGTGGAGTTGATTCGCACGCTAATGAAGGTTCAGAAAATCAGTATTCGACGGTTATCGAGTTTGATCGCAGCGGAGAATGGCGGCAGTGACTTGGGCTTCACCCAGCAAATCACCCGTATTCTCAATGATCCCGACTATGACCCCAGTTTTTCGACAGTTGAAAAGATTCTATCGGCTCTAGGCGCCTCACCCTTTCGTAAGCTCGATAGTGACTTTCAGCTTAAAAACTTGAGTCAACAAATCCAGCAGCTTCAGGAAACGTTAGAGCAGGTAACAGAGCGGCTAGATAAGCTAGAAGGGCGGATCGAGCAACCCGTTAAACGTTGA
- a CDS encoding iron uptake porin, with amino-acid sequence MSKTFWNSLLATPAILATAWIVADAPAAQAQKTQRSQSVQETIAQISEYSTGSPQASELATTEQEQLTSVSQLSDVKPTDWAFEALRSLVERYGCIVGYPDSTYRGNRALTRYEFAAGLNACLDRVNDLIATGTSNLASREDLITLQRLQEEFAAELATLRGRVDSLEARTAELEANQFSTTTKLTGEAVFSFSGLAGDDVDSNIVFQDRVRLNFNTSFNGRDLLRTRLTAGNAERFLTPGSLDAIDRGTAEGVLATRIGALTGNGIELERLSYAFPVGERLQAFIAARGIHSDYVFSTINPFFEDFDGGNGAISAFGQESPIYRIGGGSGIGLNFAFDSERRFVFTAGYLAENAALATGSNGLFNGDYAALGQLTFTPTKTVQIGLTYVHGYHTSGNFIFDIGNGNEFVTGTVPANALHTALNTSAVTNSYGLQASWQITPRFVLNAFGGYTSLTLLNRGDSDIWYYGLGLALPDLFKEGNLGGVLVGVEPYLGSPNIGGVQGLTNDTSLHIEAFYKHQLTDNISITPGLIWVTAPEQNSNNADYVVGTLRTTFTF; translated from the coding sequence ATGTCTAAAACTTTTTGGAATTCTCTACTAGCAACTCCGGCCATCTTAGCTACCGCCTGGATAGTGGCAGATGCGCCAGCAGCTCAAGCTCAGAAAACTCAGCGGTCCCAATCAGTTCAGGAGACAATTGCGCAGATCAGCGAATACAGCACGGGTAGCCCCCAAGCTAGTGAGCTGGCAACCACAGAGCAGGAGCAGCTCACCTCAGTTTCGCAACTGTCCGATGTCAAGCCGACTGACTGGGCCTTTGAAGCATTACGGTCCCTAGTCGAGCGCTATGGCTGTATTGTTGGTTACCCAGATAGTACTTACCGGGGTAATCGTGCACTTACCCGTTATGAATTTGCAGCCGGTTTAAACGCTTGTTTGGATCGGGTCAACGATCTCATTGCCACCGGCACTTCTAATTTGGCAAGCCGGGAAGACTTGATTACCCTGCAACGGTTACAAGAAGAATTTGCAGCTGAATTGGCAACTCTACGGGGGCGTGTTGATTCGCTAGAAGCTCGCACCGCTGAGCTAGAAGCCAATCAGTTCTCAACGACCACAAAGCTAACTGGGGAGGCTGTTTTTAGCTTCTCAGGTTTAGCTGGCGATGATGTTGACTCAAACATCGTATTTCAAGATCGGGTCCGCTTAAATTTCAATACCAGCTTCAATGGTCGCGACCTACTGCGCACTCGTTTGACCGCCGGTAATGCCGAACGCTTCCTCACGCCAGGCAGTCTAGATGCGATTGATCGAGGTACAGCCGAGGGAGTTCTAGCTACTCGAATTGGAGCTTTGACTGGCAATGGCATTGAGCTAGAACGGCTTTCTTATGCGTTTCCGGTTGGTGAACGGCTGCAAGCGTTTATTGCTGCCCGTGGTATTCACAGTGATTACGTCTTCAGCACAATCAACCCGTTCTTTGAAGACTTTGATGGCGGTAACGGTGCGATTTCCGCCTTTGGTCAGGAAAGCCCTATTTACCGCATTGGCGGTGGCTCCGGCATTGGTCTCAACTTCGCCTTTGACTCAGAACGCCGCTTCGTATTCACCGCTGGCTATCTAGCTGAGAATGCGGCGCTTGCTACAGGTAGTAATGGCTTATTTAACGGTGATTATGCCGCACTTGGTCAGTTAACCTTTACCCCCACGAAAACTGTTCAAATTGGTTTAACCTACGTCCACGGCTATCACACCAGTGGCAACTTCATTTTCGATATCGGCAATGGCAATGAGTTTGTAACCGGGACTGTACCTGCTAACGCGCTGCATACTGCGCTCAACACCTCAGCTGTTACCAATTCCTATGGCCTTCAAGCCTCCTGGCAAATCACACCTCGATTTGTGCTCAATGCCTTTGGCGGCTACACCTCGCTGACTTTACTCAACCGAGGCGACAGCGATATTTGGTATTACGGCCTGGGGCTTGCCTTGCCCGATCTCTTCAAAGAGGGCAACTTGGGCGGCGTTTTAGTCGGTGTGGAGCCCTACTTAGGCTCACCTAACATTGGTGGCGTGCAAGGATTGACGAACGATACTTCGCTGCACATTGAAGCCTTTTACAAGCATCAACTGACCGACAACATTTCGATTACACCGGGTTTAATTTGGGTCACAGCACCCGAGCAAAACAGCAACAATGCCGACTATGTAGTCGGCACGCTCAGAACCACGTTCACCTTCTAG